A window from Actinomycetota bacterium encodes these proteins:
- a CDS encoding amylo-alpha-1,6-glucosidase, which yields MAKRTASPVDIRDVQVIKHGRSFFISDSRGNVPEGNTAALGLYHMDTRFLSRLELSLDDSGPLLLHSSPERNYLQVVELAYVTTAREPDGFERQDHLAVTRTRILGDALMERMKLSNFGREPRDVHLTVEFGADFLDIFEVRGMTREQRGQLQQPKVDRHQVVMGYRGLDGVIRTTTLRFSPQPAELTGDGASFELRLQPGESSEIAMEVQPQLEGKAPPRRGFRETREALKSEYSSWRKRCTRFRTSNAQLSRFLERAVLDLRMLLSPSDGGGSYLDAGVPWYSALFGRDSLITAYQCLAVNPDLAWDALRQLAALQGTEEDPDREEEPGKILHEVRVGEMAATGEIPHTPYFGSIDATPLWLMVLASAYSWTADEDALKELWPNALAALEWIDRYGDRDGDGYVEYEKRAPRGLENQGWKDSHDAIVHPDGTRAAAPIALVEVQGYVFEAKRRAATLARAVGDQRLAERLEGEAEALKERFNRDFWMEREGYFALALDGDKRQVTTITSNPGQALWAGIVDEDKAARVAGKLTSPQLLSGWGIRTLAARQTPYDPIGYHTGTVWPHDNSLIAHGLKRYGFDQESMRVIDELCLAGAYFPLARYPELWCGFSAEDVPVPVQYPVACRPQAWASGASLLMFRSYAGMTADAPNGVLYIIRPTLPDWLDTAELVGLRVGKARVDLTFTRRDGVTAVQVSRKEGDLGVLIRQ from the coding sequence GTGGCGAAGCGGACCGCTTCTCCCGTCGACATCCGGGACGTGCAGGTCATCAAGCACGGCCGGAGCTTCTTCATCTCCGACTCGCGCGGGAACGTCCCCGAGGGGAACACCGCGGCCCTGGGCCTGTACCACATGGACACGCGCTTCCTGTCGCGCCTCGAGCTGTCGCTCGACGACAGCGGGCCGCTCCTCCTGCACTCCTCCCCGGAGCGCAACTACCTCCAGGTGGTGGAGCTGGCCTACGTGACCACGGCCCGGGAGCCCGACGGGTTCGAGCGCCAGGACCACCTGGCCGTGACCCGCACCCGGATCCTGGGGGACGCGCTGATGGAGCGCATGAAGCTCTCGAACTTCGGGCGGGAGCCCCGCGACGTCCACCTGACCGTCGAGTTCGGTGCCGACTTCCTGGACATCTTCGAGGTCCGGGGGATGACCCGGGAGCAGCGCGGGCAGCTCCAGCAGCCCAAGGTGGACCGCCACCAGGTCGTGATGGGGTACCGGGGACTGGACGGCGTGATCCGGACCACCACGCTGCGGTTCTCCCCCCAGCCGGCCGAGCTGACCGGTGACGGCGCCTCCTTCGAGCTGAGGCTCCAGCCGGGGGAGAGCTCCGAGATCGCGATGGAGGTCCAGCCCCAGCTGGAGGGGAAGGCCCCCCCACGCCGCGGGTTCCGGGAGACCCGCGAGGCCCTGAAGAGCGAATACTCCTCGTGGCGCAAGCGCTGCACGCGGTTCCGGACCTCGAACGCCCAGCTGTCCCGGTTCCTGGAGCGGGCCGTCCTGGACCTCCGCATGCTGCTATCGCCCTCGGACGGCGGCGGTTCCTACCTCGATGCCGGGGTGCCGTGGTACTCGGCGCTGTTCGGACGGGACTCCCTGATCACCGCGTATCAGTGCCTGGCCGTGAACCCGGACCTGGCGTGGGATGCGCTCCGGCAGCTGGCCGCGCTCCAGGGCACGGAGGAGGACCCGGACCGCGAGGAGGAGCCGGGGAAGATCCTGCACGAGGTCCGGGTGGGGGAGATGGCCGCCACCGGTGAGATCCCGCACACCCCGTACTTCGGCTCCATCGACGCGACGCCGCTGTGGCTGATGGTGCTGGCGTCGGCGTACTCGTGGACCGCCGACGAGGATGCGCTGAAGGAGCTGTGGCCGAACGCGCTGGCCGCCCTGGAGTGGATCGACCGGTACGGCGACCGGGACGGCGACGGCTACGTCGAGTACGAGAAGCGCGCCCCTCGAGGGCTCGAGAACCAGGGATGGAAGGACTCCCACGACGCGATCGTGCATCCCGACGGCACCAGGGCCGCCGCGCCCATCGCGCTGGTGGAGGTGCAGGGGTACGTGTTCGAGGCGAAGCGCCGGGCTGCCACGCTGGCCCGGGCCGTGGGCGACCAGCGGCTCGCCGAGCGCCTGGAGGGGGAGGCGGAGGCGCTGAAGGAGCGGTTCAACCGTGACTTCTGGATGGAGCGCGAGGGCTACTTCGCGCTGGCCCTGGACGGGGACAAGCGCCAGGTCACCACCATCACGTCGAACCCTGGACAGGCCCTGTGGGCCGGCATCGTGGACGAGGACAAGGCGGCCCGGGTGGCCGGGAAGCTGACCTCGCCGCAGCTGCTGAGCGGGTGGGGGATCCGGACCCTGGCCGCCCGCCAGACGCCGTACGACCCCATCGGCTACCACACCGGGACGGTGTGGCCCCACGACAACTCGCTCATCGCGCACGGCTTGAAGCGCTACGGCTTCGACCAGGAGTCGATGCGGGTGATCGACGAGCTCTGCCTGGCCGGAGCGTACTTTCCGCTGGCCCGGTACCCCGAGCTGTGGTGCGGGTTCTCCGCCGAGGACGTGCCGGTCCCGGTGCAGTACCCGGTGGCGTGCCGGCCCCAGGCCTGGGCTTCCGGCGCGTCGCTCCTGATGTTCCGGTCCTACGCGGGGATGACGGCGGACGCGCCGAACGGGGTGCTGTACATCATCCGGCCGACCCTCCCGGACTGGCTGGACACCGCGGAGCTGGTCGGCCTGCGGGTGGGGAAGGCCAGGGTGGACCTCACCTTCACCCGCAGGGACGGCGTCACCGCCGTCCAGGTCTCCCGCAAGGAGGGGGACCTCGGCGTGCTGATCCGGCAATGA
- a CDS encoding DMT family transporter, whose amino-acid sequence MPAGLPARAVPSRLDYPLLTLGVVAVSFSAVLIRWADAPGLSVALWRDAIAAALVVPLAIVRHREELLRLTRRQVLLAVASGAMLAVHFATWIPSLSYTSVAASVVLVTTQPVWTALLGRAMGERLPAAALGGIAVALAGAGVVSGGDFTVSSRAAFGDALALAGAVSAAGYFLVGRNLRQDLSLLPYVAIVYTSCAVLLVPAVAIAGEPFGGFPARTWGLFVLMALVPHIMGHTVFNYLLRHIEATVVAIAIMGEPIGASLLALAFFGEVPRWTAVAGGLLILAGIYVAITRSRRVVEAPVD is encoded by the coding sequence GTGCCGGCAGGGCTTCCGGCCCGAGCCGTCCCGTCGCGCCTCGACTACCCGCTGCTGACGCTGGGCGTGGTGGCGGTGTCTTTCTCCGCGGTGCTGATCCGGTGGGCGGACGCGCCGGGACTTTCCGTCGCGCTGTGGCGCGACGCCATCGCCGCCGCCCTGGTGGTGCCGCTGGCGATCGTCCGGCATCGGGAAGAGCTGCTCCGGCTCACCCGCCGCCAGGTCCTCCTGGCCGTGGCCTCCGGCGCGATGCTGGCGGTGCACTTCGCCACGTGGATCCCCTCGCTCTCCTACACGAGCGTGGCCGCCAGCGTCGTGCTGGTGACGACGCAGCCGGTGTGGACGGCGCTGCTGGGACGGGCCATGGGGGAGCGGCTCCCCGCGGCGGCCCTCGGCGGCATCGCCGTGGCCCTGGCGGGAGCGGGCGTGGTGTCCGGCGGCGACTTCACCGTGTCGTCCCGAGCCGCGTTCGGCGACGCCCTGGCCCTGGCCGGCGCCGTCAGCGCGGCCGGCTACTTCCTGGTGGGGCGGAACCTTCGGCAGGACCTGTCGCTCCTCCCGTACGTGGCCATCGTGTACACGTCCTGCGCGGTCCTCCTGGTGCCGGCGGTCGCGATCGCCGGGGAGCCGTTCGGGGGGTTCCCCGCCCGGACGTGGGGCCTGTTCGTGCTGATGGCGCTGGTGCCGCACATCATGGGGCACACCGTCTTCAACTACCTGCTCCGCCACATCGAGGCCACCGTGGTGGCCATCGCCATCATGGGGGAGCCGATCGGCGCGTCCCTCCTGGCCCTGGCCTTCTTCGGGGAGGTGCCCCGGTGGACCGCCGTGGCGGGCGGCCTGCTCATCCTGGCCGGCATCTACGTCGCGATCACCCGGAGCCGGCGGGTGGTCGAGGCGCCCGTGGACTGA
- the glpX gene encoding class II fructose-bisphosphatase, giving the protein MQQERPDRNLALELVRVTEAAALAAGRWVGRGDKEAADQAAVDAMRLMLDTVAMDGVIVIGEGEKDEAPMLFNGEPVGNGSGPAVDVAVDPIDGTRLTSVGQPNALSVVALAERGTMFFPGAAVYMEKVATGPETVDALDITAPPDENVRRVAKAKGVSPEEITVVILDRDRHQEMISSVREVGARVFLITDGDVAPAIASALPASGIDMLMGIGGTPEGVIAAGALKCLGGGMQGRLYPRNDDERQQLLDGGYDIDAVLTIDDLVSGQDVFFAATGITNGALLQGVSYSSSGAVTSSMVMRSRSGTVRYIEAQHEFEKLDRISRVAYRR; this is encoded by the coding sequence ATGCAGCAGGAACGGCCGGATCGCAACCTCGCGCTCGAGCTCGTGCGGGTCACGGAGGCCGCCGCGCTGGCGGCCGGCAGGTGGGTGGGGCGGGGGGACAAGGAAGCCGCGGACCAGGCGGCGGTCGACGCCATGCGCCTGATGCTGGACACGGTGGCCATGGACGGCGTGATCGTGATCGGCGAGGGCGAGAAGGACGAGGCGCCGATGCTGTTCAACGGGGAGCCGGTCGGCAACGGCTCGGGCCCGGCCGTGGACGTGGCGGTCGATCCGATCGATGGAACCAGGCTCACGTCCGTTGGGCAGCCCAACGCCCTGTCGGTGGTGGCGCTGGCCGAGCGCGGCACCATGTTCTTCCCCGGGGCCGCGGTGTACATGGAGAAGGTGGCCACCGGGCCAGAGACCGTGGACGCCCTCGACATCACCGCGCCGCCGGACGAGAACGTGCGCCGCGTGGCCAAGGCCAAGGGTGTCTCGCCCGAGGAGATCACGGTGGTGATCCTGGACCGGGACCGGCACCAGGAGATGATCTCGAGCGTCCGCGAGGTGGGAGCCCGCGTGTTCCTGATCACCGACGGCGACGTCGCCCCCGCCATCGCCTCCGCGCTGCCGGCCTCGGGCATCGACATGCTCATGGGGATCGGCGGGACGCCGGAAGGGGTGATCGCCGCGGGAGCCCTGAAGTGCCTCGGGGGCGGCATGCAGGGCCGCCTGTATCCGCGGAACGACGACGAACGCCAGCAGCTCCTCGACGGCGGCTATGACATCGATGCCGTCCTCACCATCGACGACCTGGTGTCGGGACAGGACGTGTTCTTCGCCGCCACCGGCATCACGAACGGGGCGCTGCTGCAAGGGGTGAGCTACTCCTCCTCCGGTGCGGTCACGTCCTCGATGGTGATGCGATCCCGCTCGGGGACCGTCCGCTACATCGAGGCCCAGCACGAGTTCGAGAAGCTCGACCGCATCTCCCGGGTGGCCTATCGCCGCTAG
- a CDS encoding winged helix-turn-helix domain-containing protein, with product MEVLEAALTVLREEGVALHWTVIQDLALKRGYLDPFTQRNIRQDLVAALARAARDGNLEREGKGVYRLP from the coding sequence GTGGAGGTCCTCGAGGCTGCCCTCACCGTGCTGCGCGAGGAGGGCGTGGCTCTTCACTGGACCGTGATCCAGGACCTCGCGCTCAAGCGCGGGTATCTCGACCCGTTCACCCAACGCAACATCCGCCAGGACCTCGTCGCCGCTCTGGCCAGGGCGGCCCGGGACGGGAACCTGGAGCGGGAGGGCAAGGGCGTGTATCGCCTGCCGTGA
- a CDS encoding LLM class flavin-dependent oxidoreductase, giving the protein MRFGLALPHYDFSGPDPGPVTFDRLAEIAKLAERLGFSSVWISDHFFLRLTRYGGGPEVQGSTEPMVALAGLAMATERVRLGTLVLCSSFRHPGIVAKMATAVDLLSGGRLDLGIGAGWYQEEYEAFGYPYGSVRERFEVLEETLEVLGLLFGDGPATFQGKHFRLDGAYNRPAPEGRPPIWLGAKGGPRALRLAARHADGWNTVWRWTVPDYAELVAEARRICEQEGRDPGTLRLSVGLYSLVGEDRADLEARYAAMQRWAPGAAIDAVSLDEWATGALVGTPEEVRETVGQFEELGVEELIVSLGPLPFSVYDRSAIEALAEAVMANTSRP; this is encoded by the coding sequence ATGCGATTCGGCCTGGCGCTTCCCCACTACGACTTCTCGGGTCCCGATCCTGGGCCGGTGACGTTCGATCGCCTGGCCGAGATCGCGAAGCTGGCGGAGCGGTTGGGATTCTCATCGGTGTGGATCTCGGACCATTTTTTCCTCCGCCTGACCCGCTACGGGGGCGGCCCGGAGGTCCAGGGCTCCACCGAGCCGATGGTCGCGCTGGCCGGCCTGGCCATGGCCACCGAGCGGGTTCGCCTGGGCACGCTGGTGCTGTGCTCGTCGTTTCGTCATCCGGGCATCGTGGCCAAGATGGCCACGGCCGTGGACCTGCTGTCCGGCGGACGGCTGGATCTCGGGATCGGCGCCGGGTGGTACCAGGAGGAATACGAGGCATTCGGATATCCGTACGGCTCCGTGAGGGAGCGGTTCGAGGTCCTCGAGGAGACCCTGGAGGTGCTCGGCCTTCTCTTCGGCGACGGCCCGGCAACCTTCCAGGGCAAGCACTTTCGGCTGGACGGCGCCTACAACCGCCCGGCCCCGGAGGGCCGGCCTCCGATCTGGCTCGGGGCCAAGGGCGGGCCGAGGGCGCTTCGACTGGCGGCCAGGCATGCCGACGGATGGAACACCGTGTGGCGGTGGACGGTCCCCGACTACGCGGAGCTGGTCGCCGAGGCCCGGCGGATCTGCGAGCAGGAAGGCCGGGACCCCGGCACGCTGCGGCTGTCGGTGGGGCTCTATTCCCTGGTGGGGGAGGACCGGGCCGACCTCGAAGCTCGGTACGCCGCCATGCAGCGGTGGGCGCCGGGGGCCGCGATCGACGCCGTTTCGCTGGACGAATGGGCCACCGGCGCCCTGGTCGGTACCCCTGAGGAAGTCCGGGAGACGGTCGGGCAATTCGAGGAATTGGGCGTCGAGGAGCTGATCGTGTCGCTGGGCCCGCTGCCGTTCAGCGTGTACGACCGATCGGCCATCGAGGCGTTGGCCGAGGCGGTCATGGCGAACACCTCGCGGCCGTGA
- a CDS encoding NDP-sugar synthase, whose amino-acid sequence MAVFSDLVGIGLAGGQGVRARPLTLKAPGYLRSKAAMSFLGRRLIRWVMQILTHEGMKDFYIIAHGKENRYQIKVMIGYGEEFGVNVMYSPVKFDVLTTGSADSTLRMLEYWDLTGPCLVFPTDSIFDFDLEPMYRAHLESGATVTVAAMTRAPVQVAEKYGVMLTTPDARIREFVEKPTLAELREHFAVHDESEFDRLPLLTNAGFYLIDAKALREVSGTTEIASLRRSRLDFGKDLLPWLVGNGHPVYAHTVRRIGDLGNVEDFLETMVDALHGNFESVSRLLGPPLDPDRRVWIAPESLGMRDSLTGKTLAEKLGEGLVTIGPAVRIGRYCEIGPGVVITESNLDDDIEVREGAFISRSQIRDGAIIGPNAVLRDAVIGSMSEIRSEPSNPTMIQGDVALGDEVVVYAGVHLSGDIAVYPRLKIPAGISVPSGTDLTGPDDVLKYL is encoded by the coding sequence GTGGCGGTCTTCTCGGACCTGGTGGGAATCGGCCTGGCCGGCGGTCAGGGGGTCCGCGCTCGCCCGCTCACCCTCAAGGCCCCGGGGTACCTGCGATCCAAGGCCGCCATGTCGTTCCTGGGGCGGCGGCTGATCCGGTGGGTGATGCAGATCCTGACCCACGAGGGGATGAAGGACTTCTACATCATCGCCCACGGCAAGGAGAACCGGTACCAGATCAAGGTCATGATCGGCTACGGCGAGGAGTTCGGCGTGAACGTCATGTACTCGCCGGTGAAGTTCGACGTGCTCACCACCGGCAGCGCCGATTCGACCCTTCGCATGCTCGAGTACTGGGACCTCACCGGGCCCTGCCTGGTGTTCCCCACCGATTCCATCTTCGACTTCGACCTGGAGCCCATGTACCGGGCCCACCTCGAGTCGGGCGCGACGGTCACGGTCGCCGCCATGACCCGGGCACCCGTCCAGGTGGCCGAGAAATACGGCGTGATGCTGACCACGCCCGACGCCCGGATCCGGGAGTTCGTGGAAAAGCCAACGCTGGCCGAGCTCCGCGAGCACTTCGCCGTGCACGACGAGAGCGAGTTCGACCGGCTCCCCCTGCTCACCAACGCGGGCTTCTACCTGATCGACGCGAAGGCCCTACGCGAGGTGTCCGGCACGACCGAGATCGCCTCGCTCCGCCGGTCTCGCCTCGACTTCGGCAAGGACCTGCTGCCGTGGCTAGTCGGCAACGGCCACCCCGTGTACGCCCACACCGTGCGGAGGATCGGCGACCTCGGCAACGTGGAGGACTTCCTGGAGACGATGGTCGATGCGCTTCACGGTAACTTCGAGTCGGTCTCGCGCCTGCTGGGGCCGCCGCTCGACCCCGACCGACGGGTGTGGATCGCACCGGAATCGCTGGGGATGCGGGACTCGCTGACCGGCAAGACCCTGGCCGAGAAGCTGGGGGAGGGGCTGGTGACCATCGGTCCGGCCGTGCGAATCGGGCGCTATTGCGAGATCGGTCCCGGCGTGGTGATCACGGAATCGAACCTGGACGACGACATCGAGGTGCGGGAAGGCGCGTTCATCTCCCGCTCCCAGATCCGCGACGGCGCGATCATCGGGCCGAACGCCGTGCTCCGGGACGCGGTCATCGGTTCGATGAGCGAGATCCGCTCGGAGCCGTCGAACCCCACCATGATCCAGGGAGACGTGGCCCTGGGGGACGAGGTCGTCGTGTACGCGGGGGTCCACCTGTCGGGCGACATCGCGGTCTATCCGCGCCTGAAGATCCCGGCCGGCATCTCCGTGCCGTCGGGGACGGACCTCACCGGCCCGGACGACGTCCTGAAGTACCTGTGA
- a CDS encoding alpha/beta hydrolase-fold protein yields the protein MKPWSMEFAGRIDEHVIESQALAGNALGDPATRPLWVHVPPGYDDDQDRRYVSVYAIQGLTGQLDMWRNRTAFRLNFPELVDAGMASGEIGPAIVVYVDAWTSLGGSQFVNSAGTGRYHDYLCDEIVPFVDQHYRTDPSRERRGIQGKSSGGYGALITPMLRPDLFSGLASHAGDSLFEACYLPGFRESVRTLRQDYEGSFEKFWEDFRSRPAFSKDSDGTLLNDWCMAACYSADEDGTVRLPYEPSTGKLVDEVWQRWLAWDPVRMIPQRADAVRSLRAVYLDAGTRDEWYLDNGTVAVSKELEKLGVDHFLELFDATHIGIEYRYPKSLAYLVQKLSA from the coding sequence ATGAAGCCCTGGAGCATGGAGTTCGCCGGACGGATCGATGAGCACGTCATCGAGAGCCAGGCACTGGCCGGGAATGCACTGGGCGACCCCGCCACCCGTCCACTGTGGGTGCACGTCCCCCCGGGCTACGACGACGACCAGGATCGCCGGTACGTCTCCGTGTACGCCATCCAGGGACTGACCGGCCAGCTGGACATGTGGCGGAACCGGACCGCGTTCCGGCTGAACTTCCCGGAGCTGGTCGACGCCGGCATGGCCTCCGGCGAGATCGGGCCGGCCATCGTCGTGTACGTCGACGCCTGGACGTCCCTGGGAGGAAGCCAGTTCGTCAACTCCGCCGGCACCGGCCGGTACCACGACTACCTGTGCGACGAGATCGTGCCGTTCGTCGATCAGCACTACCGGACCGATCCGTCACGGGAGCGGCGCGGCATCCAGGGGAAGTCGAGCGGCGGCTACGGCGCCCTGATCACGCCGATGCTCCGTCCGGACCTGTTCTCCGGCCTGGCCTCCCACGCTGGCGACTCCCTGTTCGAGGCCTGCTACCTCCCCGGGTTCCGCGAGTCGGTGCGGACGCTCCGCCAGGACTACGAGGGATCGTTCGAGAAGTTCTGGGAGGACTTCCGGTCCCGGCCGGCGTTCAGCAAGGACTCCGACGGCACGCTGCTGAACGACTGGTGCATGGCGGCGTGCTACTCGGCGGACGAGGACGGCACGGTGCGCCTGCCCTATGAGCCCTCCACCGGGAAGCTCGTCGACGAGGTGTGGCAGCGCTGGCTGGCCTGGGACCCGGTCCGGATGATCCCCCAGCGCGCCGACGCCGTTCGGTCGCTCCGGGCCGTCTACCTCGACGCGGGGACCCGCGACGAGTGGTACCTCGACAACGGGACGGTGGCGGTGTCGAAGGAGCTCGAGAAGCTGGGAGTCGACCATTTCCTCGAGCTGTTCGACGCGACGCACATTGGGATCGAGTACCGGTACCCGAAGAGCCTGGCCTACCTGGTGCAGAAGCTGTCGGCCTGA